A genome region from Alkalispirochaeta americana includes the following:
- a CDS encoding adenylate/guanylate cyclase domain-containing protein, translating into MRNFLTHFLGHKVGAVRVVPLGLKIVAVFVIFLLISNFTTNYLNLILNRGEQIRLLNQLLVKDLKELHVFANNQREIFLFNPDEEAAVTSMAAAAQRNHRGERSLSLGVDPRGDIFFLAGTATKDGSFPDRRALNEMASALENGVEEGTLRFRYGDFSYFGVYKYNQAWGFFQIRAEELSEFYADSAEIFRNVSGIILFVTMIFAVIGILIIRHILRFVRVITDNIMKMHEDQALSLMELEGAPNDDVTYLGMAFNSLSNTIDNLMTIFKKFVARDVAAKAYEEREIRLEGVKRDLTILFTDIKNFTFMTEALGTDIIKLLNIHYDQAIHHIHEAGGDIGSIIGDALLAVFGTVEADSTPKSVQALQAAFAVNRVAASLRREMRKRRDQIMEERGFLTEEEQYVYRAVLLDVGVGLDGGMVFYGNIGSYERMVNTVIGDNVNSAARLEGLTRFYKVPLVCSEYVKDEVEAFTDQYAFVELDLVQVKGKTQGKKIFWPLEATSLDEEFRRGIAHFSEALNLYYQGAWPEAFSLFQASSLPVANIFKERIHGREAPEGWDGIWTMTEK; encoded by the coding sequence ATGAGAAATTTTCTAACCCACTTCTTGGGCCACAAGGTCGGCGCTGTTCGTGTTGTTCCCTTGGGGCTCAAGATCGTGGCAGTATTCGTGATTTTTCTCCTGATCTCCAACTTCACCACGAACTATCTCAATCTTATCCTCAACAGGGGAGAGCAGATACGGCTCCTGAACCAGCTTCTGGTAAAAGATCTCAAGGAGCTCCATGTCTTTGCCAACAACCAGCGGGAAATATTTCTTTTCAACCCCGACGAAGAGGCTGCCGTTACCAGCATGGCCGCTGCAGCGCAGCGTAACCACAGGGGCGAGCGGTCGCTGAGTCTCGGTGTTGATCCCCGGGGAGATATTTTTTTTCTGGCTGGCACCGCCACAAAAGACGGTTCCTTTCCGGACCGCAGGGCCCTGAATGAGATGGCCTCAGCCCTTGAAAACGGAGTTGAGGAAGGAACCCTGCGGTTCCGCTACGGGGATTTCAGCTACTTCGGCGTCTACAAGTACAACCAGGCCTGGGGATTTTTCCAGATCCGGGCGGAGGAGCTTTCCGAGTTTTACGCTGACTCCGCGGAAATTTTCCGCAATGTCTCAGGGATTATTCTTTTCGTAACGATGATCTTCGCCGTTATCGGAATTCTCATAATCCGGCATATCCTGCGTTTTGTGCGGGTCATCACGGACAACATCATGAAGATGCACGAAGATCAGGCGCTCTCGCTCATGGAGCTGGAGGGAGCGCCCAACGACGATGTGACCTACCTGGGAATGGCGTTCAACTCTCTCTCCAACACCATCGACAACCTCATGACAATCTTCAAGAAGTTCGTTGCCCGGGATGTGGCGGCCAAGGCTTACGAGGAACGAGAAATTCGTCTGGAAGGGGTAAAGCGGGATCTGACGATCCTCTTCACCGATATCAAGAACTTCACCTTCATGACCGAGGCCCTGGGGACTGACATCATCAAGCTCCTGAACATCCACTACGATCAGGCAATTCACCATATTCATGAGGCGGGTGGCGATATCGGTTCCATCATTGGCGACGCCTTGCTCGCTGTTTTTGGCACGGTTGAGGCTGACTCTACTCCGAAAAGTGTCCAGGCCCTGCAGGCTGCCTTTGCGGTAAACCGGGTGGCCGCATCGTTGCGGCGGGAGATGCGGAAGCGGCGTGATCAGATCATGGAGGAGCGGGGTTTTCTCACGGAAGAGGAGCAGTACGTCTACCGGGCGGTGCTTCTGGATGTGGGCGTCGGTCTCGACGGAGGAATGGTATTCTACGGAAACATCGGCAGCTACGAGCGTATGGTGAATACCGTTATCGGGGACAATGTGAACAGCGCTGCCCGTCTGGAGGGGCTTACCCGGTTCTACAAGGTTCCTCTCGTTTGTTCGGAGTACGTGAAGGATGAAGTTGAGGCCTTCACCGATCAGTACGCCTTTGTAGAACTTGATCTTGTCCAGGTGAAGGGAAAGACCCAGGGCAAGAAGATCTTCTGGCCCCTGGAGGCAACATCTCTGGACGAGGAATTTCGCCGGGGAATCGCTCATTTTTCCGAAGCTCTGAATCTTTACTATCAGGGGGCATGGCCGGAGGCTTTTTCCCTCTTCCAGGCCTCGTCGCTTCCCGTGGCAAACATTTTCAAGGAACGCATCCATGGTCGAGAGGCCCCGGAAGGGTGGGATGGAATATGGACAATGACAGAGAAGTAG
- a CDS encoding CBS and ACT domain-containing protein, translating to MLVKNIMSRNLFVAHPKTTVTDAQETMRRENIHHLPVIDDHTKKLVGIVSEKDLLYASPSPASTLDVYEMTRLLSKLSVGSVMAKKVVSAHPQDLVEDAARKMVDHDIGCLPIVDEDNYPVGIITESDMFRLFIDLFGTREKGLRATLRIPEEPGELAKLGSDVSDHNGNIVSIGTWPGERPTDALCIMKVTGMTREQFLSSVEKHILEVIDIREV from the coding sequence ATGCTGGTAAAGAACATCATGAGTCGCAATTTGTTTGTGGCCCATCCAAAGACAACCGTCACGGATGCGCAGGAGACGATGCGCCGGGAGAATATTCACCACCTTCCGGTGATCGACGACCATACAAAAAAGCTGGTGGGAATTGTGAGTGAGAAGGATCTCCTCTACGCGTCTCCATCGCCGGCCTCAACGCTGGATGTCTACGAGATGACTCGCCTCCTCTCGAAGCTCTCCGTGGGGAGTGTGATGGCCAAGAAAGTTGTCTCGGCCCATCCCCAGGATCTGGTGGAAGATGCAGCCCGAAAAATGGTGGACCATGATATCGGTTGTCTTCCTATTGTGGACGAAGATAATTATCCCGTGGGAATCATCACCGAGTCCGATATGTTCCGCCTCTTCATTGATCTCTTTGGCACGCGTGAAAAAGGGCTGCGAGCCACCTTGCGGATCCCCGAGGAGCCGGGAGAGCTGGCAAAGCTTGGAAGCGACGTGTCCGATCATAACGGCAATATTGTCTCTATTGGCACCTGGCCCGGGGAGCGACCCACCGATGCCCTCTGCATCATGAAGGTCACCGGCATGACCCGCGAACAGTTCCTCTCTTCCGTGGAAAAACATATTCTCGAGGTAATTGATATCCGGGAAGTGTAA
- a CDS encoding ABC transporter ATP-binding protein translates to MLELRNISTYYGNIQALKGIDLVIDRGEIITLIGANGAGKSTTLMSISGVVPPREGELVFEGQSLLGVDPDRIVGRGISQVPEGRRIFPHLTVRENIDMGALLRRDRDGIKRDLEYVYSLFPILAERRGQAGGTLSGGEQQMLAISRAIMARPKLLLLDEPSLGLAPLIVQQIFEIISQINSENGTTIFLVEQNANQALKVAHRGYVMENGRITLSDTAANLLENPEVKAAYLGV, encoded by the coding sequence GTGCTTGAGCTCCGAAACATCAGCACCTACTATGGAAACATTCAGGCTCTCAAGGGGATAGACCTCGTCATAGACCGGGGAGAGATTATCACGCTCATCGGCGCAAACGGAGCTGGTAAATCGACAACGCTCATGTCAATCTCCGGCGTTGTTCCTCCCCGGGAGGGGGAGCTGGTCTTCGAGGGGCAATCCCTCCTGGGGGTTGATCCCGATCGTATTGTGGGGAGGGGTATATCCCAGGTCCCCGAAGGACGGCGCATTTTTCCCCACCTCACGGTGCGGGAGAACATCGATATGGGCGCTCTGCTCCGGCGCGACCGGGATGGAATAAAGCGTGATCTTGAGTACGTCTATTCGCTCTTCCCTATTCTCGCCGAGCGGCGAGGGCAGGCCGGGGGGACCCTCTCGGGAGGTGAGCAGCAAATGCTGGCGATTTCCCGGGCGATCATGGCTCGTCCAAAACTGCTGTTGCTGGATGAACCGAGTCTGGGGCTGGCCCCGCTGATCGTACAACAGATTTTTGAGATCATTAGCCAGATAAACAGCGAAAACGGAACGACGATCTTCCTGGTGGAGCAAAACGCCAACCAGGCGCTTAAAGTCGCGCACCGGGGCTATGTAATGGAAAACGGTCGGATAACGCTGTCTGATACAGCCGCGAACTTGCTGGAAAATCCCGAGGTGAAAGCCGCCTATCTCGGCGTTTAG
- a CDS encoding ABC transporter ATP-binding protein produces MSRILEVKNMTMDFGGLRAVNRVNIGMQQGEIIALIGPNGAGKTTFFNCVTGVYTPTGGDVMICPPQGELQSIKGAKPSRISAKGLARTFQNIRLFPNMTVLENVMIGRHNRLKTGIVGAIFRPPGTKAEEEQVLHDSYEILKKLNLGQYANDLARNLPYGAQRRLEIARALATEPFLLLLDEPAAGMNPQETKTLESLILKIRDTEKVSIFLIEHDMSLVMSLSERIYVMDYGKMIATGTPEEVRNDPAVIKAYLGEDVSA; encoded by the coding sequence ATGAGCCGGATTCTCGAAGTAAAGAACATGACCATGGACTTCGGTGGTCTTCGTGCGGTGAACCGCGTGAACATCGGAATGCAACAGGGCGAGATCATCGCCCTGATTGGCCCCAACGGCGCGGGCAAGACCACCTTTTTCAATTGTGTCACCGGAGTCTACACCCCAACGGGCGGCGATGTAATGATCTGCCCCCCCCAGGGAGAGTTGCAATCGATAAAAGGGGCAAAACCCAGTCGCATTTCCGCCAAGGGCCTGGCCCGGACCTTCCAGAATATACGGCTCTTTCCTAACATGACCGTTCTGGAAAACGTGATGATCGGTCGCCACAATCGGCTCAAGACAGGAATCGTGGGGGCAATTTTCCGTCCCCCCGGAACAAAAGCGGAGGAGGAGCAGGTTCTTCACGACAGCTACGAGATTCTAAAAAAACTGAATCTTGGGCAGTATGCCAATGATTTGGCCCGAAACCTTCCGTACGGTGCCCAGCGGCGTCTGGAGATTGCCCGGGCTCTGGCAACGGAGCCTTTTCTGCTCCTGCTGGACGAACCTGCGGCGGGAATGAATCCGCAGGAGACCAAAACGCTGGAGTCGCTGATACTGAAGATACGCGACACCGAGAAGGTTTCAATCTTTCTGATCGAGCATGATATGAGCTTGGTCATGTCCCTGTCGGAGCGGATCTATGTGATGGACTACGGAAAAATGATAGCCACGGGAACGCCCGAGGAAGTTCGCAATGATCCCGCAGTAATCAAGGCCTACCTGGGGGAGGACGTCAGTGCTTGA
- a CDS encoding ABC transporter permease subunit, which translates to MTVQDIKKTALVSLWFVFLTFPIMVIRVNTITQTVVWRWHNMLYIGLGTFFGGLLWRFALSRRSQGAKQKVKTDDETPDLGEALAADGGWKEKLLVLARTPVLRKGAMVALLVAALIFPLVGSLYQTNIMISALIYVILALGLNIVIGLGNMLHLGYIAFFAVGAYTYGLLHHYFGLGFWFALPLGALFSMVAGVLLALPVLRLRGDYLAIVTLGFAEIVRIVLNNARELTGGPAGISGIARPSFFGVTMNLSQVSTYIYYIVLGAVVLTVFVVWRFENSRLGRALVAMGEDEIAAEAMGIDIARTKLTAFALGSLWAGAAGVIFASRTAFINPASFTVWQSIIVLSCVVLGGMGSIPGVIIGALGLILIPEYLRAFSDYRMLIFGAVLVVMMVFRPGGLIQKKRRAYTFHGEAQE; encoded by the coding sequence GTAAACACTATTACCCAGACGGTAGTGTGGCGGTGGCACAATATGCTGTACATCGGGTTGGGAACCTTCTTCGGCGGGCTTCTGTGGCGTTTTGCCCTCTCCCGGCGAAGCCAGGGGGCAAAACAGAAGGTTAAAACCGATGATGAAACCCCTGATCTTGGGGAGGCTCTTGCGGCCGATGGTGGCTGGAAAGAAAAACTTCTCGTCCTGGCTCGGACGCCGGTTCTTCGCAAGGGAGCGATGGTGGCACTCCTGGTGGCGGCCCTCATCTTCCCTCTGGTGGGATCTCTCTACCAGACGAACATCATGATCTCGGCCCTGATTTACGTGATCCTCGCTTTGGGGCTGAATATCGTTATCGGCCTCGGGAATATGCTCCACCTGGGATACATCGCGTTTTTCGCCGTGGGTGCCTACACCTACGGGTTGCTCCACCACTATTTTGGTCTGGGATTCTGGTTCGCCCTTCCCTTGGGCGCCCTTTTCAGCATGGTTGCGGGGGTGCTCCTGGCACTTCCTGTTCTTCGCCTGCGGGGTGATTATCTGGCCATTGTTACCCTGGGATTCGCCGAGATCGTGCGAATCGTCCTGAACAATGCCCGGGAGCTCACGGGGGGGCCTGCCGGAATCAGCGGGATTGCGCGGCCTTCCTTCTTCGGTGTTACCATGAATCTCTCCCAGGTCTCGACCTACATCTACTACATCGTACTTGGTGCTGTGGTTCTTACGGTTTTTGTTGTCTGGCGCTTCGAGAACTCCCGCCTGGGCCGGGCTCTGGTAGCCATGGGGGAGGACGAAATAGCCGCAGAAGCCATGGGTATCGACATTGCCCGAACAAAGCTCACGGCCTTTGCCCTGGGCTCTCTCTGGGCAGGAGCTGCCGGTGTGATCTTTGCATCCCGGACAGCTTTTATAAACCCTGCAAGTTTCACCGTCTGGCAATCCATTATCGTCTTGTCCTGCGTGGTTTTGGGAGGGATGGGGTCCATTCCCGGCGTTATTATTGGCGCTCTGGGGCTGATTCTTATTCCTGAATACCTGAGGGCTTTTTCGGACTATCGGATGCTGATCTTTGGCGCGGTGCTTGTGGTGATGATGGTTTTTCGTCCCGGCGGGCTGATCCAGAAGAAACGCCGAGCTTATACCTTTCACGGGGAGGCCCAGGAATGA